A DNA window from Fusarium fujikuroi IMI 58289 draft genome, chromosome FFUJ_chr11 contains the following coding sequences:
- a CDS encoding related to beta-glucosidase: MVLKRATHDDVSDSFDVEHVIQNTSVSDKISLLSGRDFWHTNPLPAFNVPSVRVSDGPNGVRGTKFVDGVPAACLPCGTGLAATWDQDLLYKAGTLIGNECIAKGAHCWLGPTVCIQRSPLGGRGFESMAEDPYATGKLAAAYIKGVQSTGVVSVIKHWLANDQEHERVGVNVVASERALREIHMLPFQIALSDAAPGGVMACYNKVNGKHVSENRDFLDSLLREEWQWKGLIMSDWFGTYSTTEAVNAGLDLEMPGPTRQRGQLLDLAVSTRKVSRSTIDTRARNVLEFVQRCANVPVAAKEGGRDLPEDRQLNRKLAGDSVVLLKNESGQLPLKRPFKSIALIGPNMKTTSFCGGGSAHLQPYYTVSPYDGIVAQLPPDVDVRYEVGASARGWYPLMQGGMITTPEGAPGMRMRFYSQSPSVPDREIIDESHLPDSSWLLMGYSHPKLDKLFYATVEGDLVIQESGPFEFGLAVYGTARLYVDGQLLIDNSLVQRSGTFFFGKGTIEEKAKMHLVQGQKYRITVQYESAPSSKLVKPGVVNFGGGAGRVGLASAIDPEVGIQKAVSAALQSDVTILCVGMTSDQESEGFDRPHMDLPGTLPRLASAVLAAAPDTIVVTQSGTPFSMLWAESAKTHVHAWLAGNETGNGIADVLFGTTCPSGKLPLSFPRRIQDTPTFLNFGSERGRVIYGEDIYVGYRYYEKVERDVLYPFGHGLSFTTFAYDKLNVTSAHVSFEITNSGSVPGSEVSQLYIAADEATSSIQRPKKELKGFKKTYLQPGETKKVEIPLDRFTTSFWDEELHCWLSEKGVYAVLVGSSSNKILLEGDLHVEATTRWTGL, encoded by the exons ATGGTTTTGAAGAGAGCGACCCACGATGACGTGTCTGACAGTTTTGATGTTGAACATGTCATCCAAAACACATCCGTCTCCGACAAAATATCTCTGCTTTCTG GCCGAGACTTTTGGCACACGAACCCCCTCCCAGCATTCAACGTTCCATCTGTACGTGTCAGCGACGGACCAAATGGCGTGCGAGGAACCAAATTCGTCGACGGCGTACCTGCTGCCTGCTTGCCCTGCGGTACCGGTTTAGCAGCCACCTGGGACCAGGACCTTCTATACAAAGCAGGCACGCTCATAGGTAACGAGTGTATAGCAAAGGGCGCCCACTGCTGGCTCGGTCCTACAGTGTGCATTCAACGCTCTCCCCTCGGTGGCCGTGGATTTGAGTCAATGGCAGAGGACCCTTACGCAACGGGCAAATTAGCTGCTGCTTACATCAAGGGCGTGCAGTCTACGGGTGTTGTGTCCGTTATTAAGCACTGGCTGGCGAATGATCAGGAACATGAGAGAGTTGGAGTCAACGTTGTTGCCAGTGAGCGTGCCTTGAGAGAGATCCACATGCTTCCATTCCAGATTGCGCTTAGTGATGCAGCTCCTGGCGGTGTCATGGCTTGCTATAACAAAGTCAATGGCAAACATGTTTCGGAAAATCGGGATTTTCTTGACTCTTTGCTCCGCGAGGAGTGGCAGTGGAAGGGTCTGATCATGAGCGATTG GTTTGGGACTTATTCTACAACCGAGGCAGTCAATGCAGGACTGGATCTCGAAATGCCGGGACCAACGAGGCAACGTggccagcttctcgaccttgccgTATCAACCCGAAAGGTGTCCCGGTCAACCATAGACACGCGAGCGCGAAACGTCCTCGAGTTCGTACAGAGATGCGCAAACGTTCCTGTTGCTGCAAAAGAAGGTGGACGCGACTTGCCCGAAGATAGGCAGCTCAACCGGAAGCTCGCAGGTGATAGTGTTGTTTTATTGAAGAATGAAAGTGGCCAACTCCCTCTCAAGCGACCTTTCAAGAGCATTGCTTTGATCGGACCAAACATGAAGACCACTTCGTTCTGTGGAGGCGGCTCTGCCCATCTTCAGCCTTACTACACTGTTTCTCCCTACGACGGAATCGTGGCCCAACTTCCGCCTGATGTTGACGTGCGATACGAAGTTGGTGCTTCGGCAAGAGGGTGGTATCCACTGATGCAGGGGGGTATGATCACCACGCCAGAGGGAGCACCGGGGATGCGAATGCGCTTTTACAGTCAGAGCCCCAGTGTGCCTGACCGCGAGATTATCGACGAGAGCCATCTGCCTGATTCATCTTGGCTACTGATGGGCTACTCGCATCCGAAACTAGACAAGCTTTTCTATGCAACTGTAGAAGGCGATCTCGTCATTCAAGAATCAGGACCTTTTGAGTTTGGGCTCGCAGTCTATGGCACTGCACGACTCTACGTCGATGGTCAGCTCTTGATCGATAATAGTCTCGTCCAGCGCAGCGGGACATTCTTTTTTGGTAAAGGAACCATCGAGGAAAAGGCTAAGATGCACCTTGTGCAGGGCCAGAAGTACCGCATCACCGTCCAGTATGAGAGCGCACCATCTTCCAAGCTCGTCAAGCCAGGCGTGGTCAATTTTGGGGGTGGAGCAGGGAGGGTTGGTCTAGCGAGTGCAATTGACCCTGAAGTTGGGATCCAGAAAGCCGTCTCTGCAGCGCTACAGTCAGATGTGACCATTTTGTGCGTTGGGATGACGAGTGACCAAGAGTCTGAGGGCTTTGACAGGCCTCATATGGATCTTCCTGGAACACTTCCTCGGCTTGCATCGGCCGTCTTGGCTGCCGCTCCAGACACTATCGTTGTGACGCAGAGCGGCACTCCATTCAGCATGCTCTGGGCTGAAAGTGCCAAGACCCACGTGCATGCTTGGTTAGCTGGAAACGAGACTGGAAATGGTATTGCTGATGTTTTGTTCGGCACAACCTGCCCGAGTGGAAAGCTCCCGCTCTCGTTTCCACGCCGTATACAAGACACGCCAACCTTTTTGAACTTTGGTAGTGAGAGGGGACGTGTTATCTATGGTGAAGATATTTATGTTGGGTATCGGTACTACGAAAAGGTCGAGCGCGACGTGCTGTATCCTTTTGG ACACGGTCTATCCTTTACTACGTTTGCCTACGACAAGCTGAACGTCACATCTGCGCACGTAAGCTTCGAGATCACCAACTCTGGTTCCGTGCCTGGATCAGAAGTGTCTCAGCTTTACATCGCCGCTGACGAGGCTACCTCTTCTATCCAGAGACCTAAAAAGGAGCTGAAGGGTTTCAAGAAAACGTACCTGCAACCTGGTGAGACGAAGAAAGTAGAGATTCCGCTGGATAGATTCACTACGTCATTTTGGGATGAGGAGCTACATTGCTGGCTTAGCGAGAAAGGTGTGTATGCGGTATTGGTAGGATCGAGTAGTAACAAGATTTTGCTTGAGGGGGATTTGCATGTAGAGGCAACAACTAGGTGGACTGGGCTTTGA
- a CDS encoding related to C6 transcription factor gives MSEVPHPKNQMRQSQANLWLLPQAPLALRLSRRRGSVSGAEILQAIHHLTRIVENQHSPQPSPAQTANSLSSSVLQPNLDNWAVPQNVVVRPQGVESILSWNIFAADRPNSCLFANNNPPGLGSYPVPDTSHPQLAWLETKYIEALHTKNPIIDLDELHRMMLHVAEHGFDWSTSACLVALVCANAAITDSQTELSSSHEATPEKKAEIELSMQFWSVAVKRLGYASAQNTVQAVQCLCLAGIWYMHRLEPLEAWKHFNLAGAAWHTLGLIHGELSSHDESSNEFTLMQALCFTIWKSECELRLELPLPTPPILDNAYVPLAFPRPPDFGSHPDASDRERSWYYYLSEIAARHVINRLVQMNSEAPEAPSERQVRRMISQAEMMQSQILDWYSSLPPIFHFDIPQGYTADAVADPMVFILRHRYISLCELVSRPFVRLGVDQLADDMDSSLHGIISSYASQCVRFCILKLDQVAGHRHQGTWYGIRVATSAALILAAVDKAQRLAKEDDAFRLVQSVALPETWKDAVARGAASVQQYLAEPNGGCSNLKELLEGVVRGSFLG, from the exons ATGTCAGAAGTGCCGCACCCGAAAAACCAGATGCGACAATCGCAGGCCAACTTGTGGCTTCTGCCTCAAGCGCCGCTTGCCCTGCGTCTATCCAGAAGACGAGG GTCGGTCAGTGGAGCGGAGATCTTACAGGCTATTCACCACTTGACCAGGATAGTCGAGAATCAGCACTCGCCGCAACCATCGCCTGCGCAAACAGCCAactctctctcatcttcggTGCTTCAGCCGAATCTTGACAACTGGGCTGTACCGCAGAATGTTGTTGTGCGACCACAGGGCGTCGAGTCAATACTCAGCTGGAACATATTCGCCGCAGATCGGCCAAACTCCTGTCTATTTGCCAACAACAATCCCCCAGGTCTAGGTAGTTACCCTGTTCCAGACACAAGCCATCCCCAGCTCGCATGGCTGGAGACCAAGTACATTGAGGCTCTGCACACCAAGAATCCcatcattgatcttgacgaGCTGCATCGTATGATGTTACATGTTGCTGAGCACGGGTTCGACTGGTCGACCAGCGCATGCCTTGTGGCTCTGGTATGTGCCAACGCAGCCATAACAGACTCGCAGACAGAGCTGTCTAGTAGCCATGAGGCAACGCCTGAAAAAAAGGCAGAGATAGAACTATCGATGCAGTTCTGGAGCGTGGCTGTGAAGCGTCTTGGCTACGCGTCGGCTCAGAACACTGTGCAGGCTGTTCAATGCCTATGCCTCGCGGGAATATGGTACATGCACCGCCTAGAGCCACTTGAAGCCTGGAAGCACTTCAATCTAGCCGGCGCGGCCTGGCATACACTTGGCTTAATACACGGGGAACTGTCGAGTCACGATGAAAGCTCCAACGAGTTCACCCTCATGCAGGCTCTCTGCTTTACAATCTGGAAGTCTGAATGCGAGCTGAGGCTAGAACTCCCGCTGCCGACTCCACCGATCCTCGACAATGCCTACGTGCCCCTCGCGTTTCCCCGCCCCCCAGACTTCGGCTCTCATCCCGATGCCAGCGACAGGGAGCGAAGTTGGTACTACTACCTCAGCGAAATCGCCGCGCGACACGTGATCAATCGCCTTGTGCAGATGAACTCGGAGGCGCCCGAGGCTCCTAGCGAGAGGCAAGTGCGCCGCATGATTTCTCAAGCCGAGATGATGCAGTCGCAGATATTAGACTGGTACTCATCACTCCCGCCCATCTTCCACTTCGACATTCCTCAAGGCTACACGGCGGATGCTGTCGCCGACCCCATGGTATTTATTCTGCGGCATAGGTACATATCTCTCTGCGAGTTAGTTTCACGACCTTTCGTAAGACTCGGCGTGGACCAGTTGGCAGACGACATGGATTCTTCGCTACACGGTATAATCAGCTCATACGCATCGCAATGTGTACGGTTCTGCATCCTGAAACTCGATCAGGTCGCGGGGCATCGGCATCAGGGGACTTGGTACGGTATTCGAGTGGCGACAAGTGCTGCACTGATCTTGGCTGCTGTTGACAAGGCGCAGCGCTTGGCAAAAGAGGACGACGCTTTTCGTCTGGTGCAGAGTGTGGCGCTGCCTGAGACTTGGAAGGATGCGGTCGCGCGGGGTGCAGCGTCTGTGCAGCAGTATCTTGCTGAGCCTAATGGGGGTTGTTCTAACTTGAAAGAGTTACTAGAAGGGGTAGTGCGAGGGTCGTTTCTCGGTTGA
- a CDS encoding probable maltose permease (MalP), protein MSHIKSKQEVDTSKLDDDVAEFHVEQAMKASEVKVQAGQLSSGYESLGLWQTVKVFKVATAYCFAAAFSAATDGYQIGINGSIIANKGFVHQFATATNADGDEYLTAPTLAGWSSIMSVGQIIGMLTIPFLSDRYGRKIAMWTYWTILVSSVLCETLARTWPVWLAAKLLAGVGVGCLQSTLPVYISECAPTRIRGGLLMCYSLWWTIGSFFAYIALQLLNRKNPNIWLTPIYTQWAQIGIMCLIYVFLPESPAWCVSRGNADRAKKQLLRLNRGVVDYDEERQYQIIVQTFEHEREVAAQQKKEHWYAIFRGIDGLRTVISLWPNLTQQFIGLTLFATFGTYFFQQAGLADPFTIKCITSSINITTLLIVVLVADKIGRRRISCYATTLSWTSCVVIGILGLIPRTTATSNIFVLFVCLWNVGMISNGAAGWGFIAEISSLRLRPHTAGFGAACTCVAGVIMNVLTPYMVNANKWNWGFKTGWFYAGVGLPFLIGTWLLLPDTSGRTAAEVDELFERKIKPWRFSKTKTTAT, encoded by the exons ATGTCTCACATCAAATCCAAGCAAGAAGTTGATACCTCCAAGCTCGATGATGACGTTGCAGAATTCCACGTCGAGCAAGCTATGAAAGCATCTGAAGTCAAAGTCCAAGCAGGCCAGCTTTCTTCGGGATACGAGTCCCTGGGCTTGTGGCAAAccgtcaaggtcttcaaaGTTGCTACGGCGTATTGTTTTGCAGCTGCTTTCAGCGCTGCTACCGATGGATACCAGATTGG TATCAACGGCAGTATCATCGCCAACAAGGGCTTCGTCCATCAGTTTGCGACTGCGACCAACGCCGACGGAGACGAATACCTCACTGCTCCTACCCTCGCTGGCTGGAGTTCCATCATGTCTGTCGGTCAAATCATCGGCATGTTGACGATTCCCTTCCTGTCCGATAGATATGGCCGCAAGATTGCTATGTGGACATATTGGACTATCCTTGTCAGCAGTGTCCTATGCGAGACTCTAGCCAGGACCTGGCCTGTTTGGCTCGCAGCTAAGCTTCTCGCGGGTGTCGGAGTTGGCTGTCTTCAATCGACTCTGCCAGTGTATATCTCAGAGTGTGCGCCTACCCGCATCCGCGGAGGCCTTCTCATGTGCTACAGTCTCTGGTGGACCATCGGATCCTTCTTCGCCTATATCGCCTTGCAGCTTCTGAACCGAAAGAACCCCAACATTTGGCTTACACCAATTTATACCCAATGGGCTCAGATTGGTATCATGTGTCTCATTTACGTCTTCCTCCCAGAGTCACCTGCCTGGTGCGTCAGTCGCGGTAACGCAGATCGTGCTAAGAAgcagctgctgaggctcAACCGCGGCGTTGTCGACTATGACGAAGAGCGTCAGTACCAGATAATCGTCCAGACCTTTGAGCATGAGAGGGAAGTCGCAGcccagcagaagaaggagcaTTGGTATGCCATCTTTCGCGGAATCGATGGTCTTCGAACTGTCATCTCGCTGTGGCCGAATCTCACCCAGCAATTCATTGGTCTAACACTTTTTGCGACTTTCGGAACCTACTTCTTCCAGCAAGCCGGTCTGGCTGACCCTTTTACTATCAAATGCATCACGTCTTCTATCAATATTACAACGCTGTTGATCGTTGTTTTGGTGGCCGATAAGATTGGACGACGTCGTATCTCATGCTACGCCACGACGCTTTCGTGGACATCCTGTGTAGTCATCGGAATCCTTGGTCTGATCCCTAGGACAACGGCGACTTCGAACATCTTTGTGCTGTTCGTATGCCTCTGGA ATGTTGGAATGATCTCCAACGGTGCTGCTGGTTGGGGCTTCATAGCTGAAATCTCTTCCCTGCGTCTTCGCCCACATACCGCTGGCTTTGGAGCTGCCTGCACTTGTGTTGCTGGAGTTATCATGAACGTACTCACCCCATATATGGTCAACGCCAACAAGTGGAACTGGGGTTTCAAGACTGGCTGGTTCTACGCTGGTGTCGGGCTGCCTTTCCTCATTGGTACATGGCTTCTACTACCGGATACATCAGG TCGCACTGCGGCTGAGGTCGATGAACTTTTCGAGAGGAAGATCAAGCCTTGGAGGTTCAGCAAGACTAAAACCACGGCAACTTAA
- a CDS encoding related to hexose transporter protein: MGCFKNKTENKDAAEDTVGPELLKVLPQTELPWYRTKHLLLLNLMLLVPLLSSSAVGYDGSMMNGLQTLPQWRNFFNNPPPPVLGAINAVYPVCKILGLVPASTISDRFGRKVPIYIGLVSLVIGPAIQAASINLPMFIVSRGLIGFATVFPQVACPILVSELSYPTHRGKVTALYNTFFYFGAIAAAWITYGTFKMQSTWAWRCPSALQAAIPFLQLMFIYWVPESPRWLIANDKKNQAIAILTKFHAGGQENSPLVAFEITEIENALALERSQESSASWKTLVKTAPMRRRTLIAAILGFFSQWNGIGVVTYYLSLVLNTIGITAAKDQVLINGLLQLFNFAAAVFAGALMVDRFGRRRLFLLATSGLCLSYVAWTALTSYFIRSHDEAAGRAVVAFIFIAFFFYDVAWTPLPQAYTIEIFPFLTRSRGLTTALTSSYIGLISAQLINPVGLAALGWKYYIVFCCILACLVVVIYFLFPETKGRSLEQITELFEGRSVSVDAEEIISKGKVGVVYEIETPNKV; encoded by the exons ATGGGCTGTTTCAAGAATAAAACGGAGAATAAAGATGCCGCAGAGGACACTGTCGGGCCTGAACTCTTAAAG GTTCTTCCCCAGACAGAGCTTCCCTGGTATCGAACAAagcatctccttctccttaaCCTGATGCTTCTTGTCCCCCTTCTCAGCTCCTCCGCTGTAGGATACGATG GGTCTATGATGAACGGTCTCCAGACACTCCCGCAGTGGCgaaacttcttcaacaacccgCCTCCTCCCGTCCTCGGCGCCATCAACGCAGTCTATCCCGTCTGCAAGATTCTCGGCTTGGTTCCAGCAAGTACCATCTCGGACAGATTTGGACGAAAGGTGCCCATCTACATTGGTCTCGTTTCGCTTGTAATTGGACCGGCTATCCAAGCAGCGTCGATCAACCTTCCCATGTTCATCGTGTCGAGAGGTCTTATAGGCTTCGCTACTGTCTTTCCCCAGGTCGCGTGCCCGATCCTCGTTTCCGAGCTGTCTTATCCTACCCACCGGGGTAAGGTGACTGCGTTGTACAATACCTTCTTCTACTTTGGTGCTATCGCGGCTGCTTGGATCACCTATGGAACTTTCAAGATGCAGTCCACCTGGGCCTGGCGATGTCCCTCAGCTTTACAAGCAGCTATTCCGTTCCTTCAGCTTATGTTTATCTATTGGGTTCCAGAATCTCCTCG ATGGCTCATTGCCAATGATAAAAAAAACCAAGCCATCGCGATTCTTACCAAATTTCATGCAGGCGGACAAGAAAATTCCCCACTGGTTGCGTTCGAGATCACCGAGATCGAGAATGCTTTGGCGCTTGAAAGGAGCCAAGAGTCATCAGCCTCGTGGAAGACGCTCGTCAAGACGGCTCCCATGCGCAGACGTACCCTTATTGCAGCTATCCTGGGCTTTTTCAGTCAGTGGAACGGCATTGGCGTTGTCACCTATTACCTGTCTCTggtcctcaacaccatcggcaTCACGGCCGCCAAAGACCAGGTTCTGATCAACGGCctgcttcagctcttcaacTTTGCCGCCGCTGTCTTTGCTGGTGCTCTGATGGTTGACAGGTTTGGACGGCGAAGGCTCTTCCTACTTGCTACATCCGGGCTTTGCCTCAGTTATGTGGCTTGGACAGCACTCACGAGCTATTTCATCAGGAGCCACGATGAAGCAGCCGGTCGAGCCGTGGTGGcattcatcttcatcgctttcttcttttatgaTGTAGCTTGGACACCACTCCCTCAGGCCTACACCATCGAGATCTTCCCTTTCTTGACTCGTAGCCGAGGTTTGACCACTGCACTCACATCTTCGTACATTGGCCTCATTAGCGCTCAGCTGATTAACCCTGTTGGCCTGGCTGCTCTTGGTTGGAAGTATTATATCGTTTTCTGCTGCATCCTGGCTTGTCTTGTTGTCGTTATTTACTTCTTGTTTCCCGAGACCAAGGGTCGCAGCCTGGAACAGATTACGGAGCTTTTTGAGGGCAGAAGTGTTAGTGTggatgctgaggagattATTAGCAAAGGAAAGGTTGGGGTTGTGTATGAGATTGAGACACCAAACAAGGTCTAG
- a CDS encoding related to multidrug resistant protein, whose translation MANNIESTSQDTLPPTPAMTEKDEREGLPQTVSHCLDSDGPDDPDLPLNWPKAKKWTNIMIVSILTLLTPFASSMIAPAIQPIMDEMHETNPNIGSFMVSIYLLGYAFGPLFLAPLSEIYGRLPIYRICMVTFLLTNIACALSVNMPMLIIFRLLTGLAGACPLTIGPASVADCFSQQERGRAMAIWNMPVLLGPSLGPAVGAYVSRGLGWRWNFWLLIIMTGAVLIVCAFVQKETHHPTIQRKKLKQLRAERDTEDLSPTTPHKQLIKRSLARPLKMLFLSPIIFGLSFLTAIAYGTLYLLFTTVSETFKTKYGIVTNVGLIYLGFGCGQIVGLILFGMVSDPILRRMARGGELKPEYRLPLMIPCSAIIPVGLLVYGWTTEYGVFWFVPITGTFMIGFGMITVFTSVSTYLVDAFPTYAASATAANTVLRSIGGALLPLAGPKMFDAIGQGWGNTLLAGVSLAMITMIVISYKYGERLRTGAKFQLD comes from the exons ATGGCCAACAACATCGAATCAACCTCGCAGGATACCCTCcctccaacaccagccatGACAGAAAAGGATGAACGTGAGGGCTTGCCTCAGACTGTCAGTCATTGCCTGGATTCGGACGGTCCAGATGACCCAGATCTACCATTGAATTGGCCAAAGGCCAAAAAATGGACAAATATCATGATAGTATCTATTCTGACACTCTTAAC CCCCTTTGCATCATCCATGATTGCACCAGCAATTCAGCCCATCATGGACGAAATGCACGAAACGAATCCCAACATTGGTTCATTCATGGTATCAATCTACCTCCTGGGTTACGCCTTCGGtcctctcttcctcgcccCGCTCAGTGAGATCTACGGTCGACTCCCCATATACCGCATATGCATGGTCACTTTCCTGCTTACAAACATCGCATGCGCTCTGTCGGTCAACATGCCCATGCTTATAATCTTCCGTCTCCTGACCGGCTTGGCCGGCGCGTGTCCGTTGACTATTGGTCCTGCGAGTGTTGCAGACTGTTTCTCTCAGCAGGAGCGTGGTCGAGCTATGGCTATTTGGAACATGCCTGTTTTGCTGGGCCCGAGTCTTGGACCTGCTGTTGGTGCGTATGTCTCGAGAGGTCTgggatggagatggaacTTTTGGCTGCTTATTATAATG ACTGGAGCTGTGCTTATTGTCTGCGCTTTCGTCCAAAAAGAGACTCATCATCCAACTATTCAGAGAAAGAAACTCAAGCAACTACGCGCGGAGCGTGACACTGAAGACTTATCGCCAACTACACCCCACAAACAACTGATCAAAAGAAGTCTGGCTCGCCCATTGAAGATGCTTTTCTTGTCACCGATCATCTTTGGTCTCTCATTCCTGACCGCGATCGCCTACGGAACcctatatcttttattcACGACAGTCTCCGAAACCTTCAAAACAAAATACGGCATAGTCACCAACGTCGGTCTTATCTATCTCGGCTTCGGATGCGGTCAAATTGTCGGACTGATACTCTTCGGCATGGTCTCAGATCCAATTCTCAGAAGAATGGCCCGGGGTGGTGAACTCAAGCCCGAGTACCGACTCCCCCTCATGATCCCATGTAGTGCGATAATCCCAGTCGGGCTGTTGGTATATGGATGGACAACAGAGTATGGAGTCTTTTGGTTTGTGCCGATAACAGGCACATTCATGATTGGCTTCGGAATGATCACTGTGTTTACATCTGTGAGCACTTACTTGGTTGACGCGTTCCCTACTTATGCCGCTAGTGCTACTGCGGCGAACACAGTGCTTAGGAGTATTGGAGGTGCGCTTTTGCCTCTTGCTGGTCCAAAGATGTTTGATGCCATTGGCCAGGGATGGGGAAATACACTGCTTGCGGGCGTATCGTTGGCTATGATTACTATGATTGTTATATCCTACAAATATGGGGAACGCCTAAGGACAGGAGCAAAGTTTCAGTTAGACTAA